A section of the Flavobacterium ardleyense genome encodes:
- a CDS encoding exodeoxyribonuclease III yields MKIISYNVNGIRAAITKGFFEWLAQADPDVVCLQEIKANSEQLALEDFENAGYPYHYWYSANKKGYSGVAIFSKTKPDKVVYGTGIDYMDFEGRNIRADFGDISVMSLYLPSGTNIERLEHKFTYMDDFMQYITELRKEVPNLIICGDYNICHEAIDIHDPIRNAKVSGFLPSERAWLSEFLESGFVDSFRMFNKEPHNYTWWSYRAGARGNNKGWRLDYALVSKPLVARVQRSEILCNVVHSDHCPILIEVV; encoded by the coding sequence ATGAAAATTATTTCTTACAATGTTAACGGAATTCGTGCTGCCATTACCAAAGGTTTTTTTGAGTGGCTTGCACAAGCAGATCCGGATGTAGTGTGCCTACAAGAAATTAAGGCAAATTCGGAACAGCTTGCCCTAGAAGATTTCGAAAATGCTGGATATCCTTATCACTATTGGTACTCAGCGAACAAAAAAGGCTACAGTGGGGTTGCGATTTTTTCTAAGACGAAACCAGATAAAGTGGTTTATGGAACGGGAATCGATTATATGGATTTTGAAGGTCGAAATATTCGTGCCGACTTTGGCGACATCTCGGTGATGAGTTTATACCTTCCTTCTGGAACAAATATCGAAAGGTTAGAGCATAAATTTACCTACATGGACGACTTTATGCAATACATTACAGAATTGCGTAAAGAAGTTCCAAATTTGATTATTTGCGGAGATTACAATATTTGCCATGAGGCGATCGATATTCATGATCCGATACGAAACGCAAAAGTTTCAGGTTTCTTGCCGTCAGAAAGAGCGTGGCTTTCGGAATTTTTAGAAAGTGGCTTTGTAGATAGCTTTAGAATGTTTAATAAAGAACCACATAATTATACTTGGTGGAGCTATAGAGCTGGCGCTCGAGGCAATAACAAAGGTTGGCGATTGGATTATGCTTTGGTATCAAAACCATTGGTCGCTAGAGTGCAACGTTCAGAAATATTATGCAATGTTGTACATTCAGATCATTGTCCTATTTTGATAGAAGTTGTTTAA
- a CDS encoding OmpA family protein, with protein sequence MKNKFLCGILLMSVLTSCVSKKVYTELEDKHTALKKEARQLSDTNDELTAANNLYELDNATLQKSLADCTAERDKLKSQLKSSENNLSTLQSSYAALEKNSDDVLQSNMSKNRELLAELEAKGKKLTAEQDRLNKLKSDLLASSNRLAELESIMAAKDAAMNKLRETLSKALNNFEGKGLSVHQKDGKVYVSMENKLLFQTGSWAVGTEGRKAVEEVAKVLAQNPDISVLIEGHTDNDKIMGTLGSGIESNWDLSTKRATAIVNIITENKQINKQNLTAAGRSEFEPIASNANADGKAKNRRIEIILTPKLDAISKLLNDF encoded by the coding sequence ATGAAAAATAAATTCCTTTGCGGAATACTTCTAATGTCTGTTCTTACATCTTGTGTGTCAAAGAAGGTATACACTGAATTGGAAGATAAGCACACTGCACTTAAAAAGGAAGCTAGACAACTATCTGATACTAATGATGAGCTTACCGCAGCAAACAATCTGTATGAACTCGATAATGCGACGTTGCAAAAATCTCTTGCAGATTGCACCGCGGAGCGCGACAAGCTAAAATCTCAGTTAAAATCTTCCGAAAATAATTTAAGCACTCTTCAATCTTCATATGCTGCTTTAGAAAAAAATAGCGATGATGTTTTGCAGAGTAATATGTCTAAAAACCGTGAACTATTAGCTGAGCTTGAAGCAAAAGGCAAAAAGTTGACAGCAGAGCAAGATAGGCTGAATAAATTGAAAAGTGATTTACTCGCAAGTTCTAACCGCCTTGCGGAGCTCGAAAGTATTATGGCAGCCAAAGATGCTGCGATGAACAAATTAAGAGAAACTTTGTCTAAAGCTTTAAATAATTTTGAAGGCAAGGGATTGAGTGTACATCAGAAAGATGGTAAAGTATATGTCTCTATGGAAAACAAGCTACTTTTCCAGACCGGAAGTTGGGCTGTGGGAACAGAAGGAAGGAAAGCGGTAGAGGAAGTGGCAAAAGTGCTTGCGCAGAATCCTGATATTTCTGTTCTAATCGAAGGGCATACCGATAATGATAAGATTATGGGAACTCTGGGTAGTGGAATTGAAAGTAATTGGGATTTATCAACCAAAAGAGCAACGGCAATCGTAAATATTATTACGGAAAATAAACAGATCAATAAACAAAATCTAACTGCAGCTGGCCGAAGTGAGTTTGAACCAATAGCTTCAAATGCAAATGCTGATGGGAAAGCAAAAAATAGAAGAATTGAGATAATCTTAACTCCCAAGTTGGACGCTATTTCAAAGCTTCTGAATGACTTTTAG